The genomic window CGACGCTCATGCCGTCATTTCTCGGCCGCGACGGCGGTGACGAGCGGCTTGAGCGCGGAGTACGTCGTCGCGCCGATGACGCGGACCGCGACGCGGCCCCGCCGGTCCAGGATGAGGGTGCTCGGGATCGCGTTCGGCGGGACGTCCCGGAACGCCAGCCCGATCTGCCCGGAGCCGTCGAACACGCTCGGGTAGGTGATCTTGAAGCGGCGGTCGAAGGCGCGGGCGTTCTGCGGCGAGTCCTTGAAGTTGACGCCGAGGAACTCGACGCCGCTCACCTTGGTCTCGGCGTGGACCTGCTCCAGCGACGGCGCCTCGCCCCGGCACGGCGCGCACCACGACGCCCAGAAGTTCACGACCGTCACCTTGCCGCGCAGCGCCGCCAGCGACACCGGCTTGCCGTCCAGGGTCGTCCCGGACGCCGACTGCGGTCCTTTGCGCTCACCGGCCGGGATCTTCTGGACGTTGCCGTCGCCGGAGATGAACCGGTTGCCGTCGCCGCCCGGATCGCCCTTGGCGCCCGTCCCGGCGCAGCCGGCCAGCAGCCCGCACAGCGCGACGACTCCGGCGGCGGCGCGCAGGGGGGAGACTCGGGGGTTCACGGACCCTCCTACTACAAGACGTAGTACTGAATCTAGCGGCGGCGTCACGCCCCGGCGACACCGGGGCCGGTGCCGAGCCCGGCGGCGGGCTCGGCGTAGGCGACCTCGACCAGACGCGTGTCCTCGAACGTCAGGCTGGTGACGCTCGCCAGGTCGCACTCGCGGCGGGTCGGGTGGTGCCACAGTCGGCGGTGCTCGGCGTGCAGCCGCAGGATCCAGATCGGCAACTGGTGGCTGACGCACACGGCCTCGTGCCCGCGCGCGGTGTCGCGGGCGCGGATCACCGCCGACCGCATCCGCGCGGCCAGCCCCTTGTACGGCTCGCCCCACGACGGACGGAACGGGTTCACCAGGTACCGCCAGTGCTCCGGCCGCCGCAGCGACCCGGCGCCCACCCCGAACGTCAGGCCCTCGAAGTGGTTGTCGGCCTCGATCAGACGGTCGTCCACGGTGACCGGCAGCGCGAACGTCTCGGCGAGCGGCGCGGCGGTCTCCAGCGCGCGCTGCATCGGGGAGGAGAACAGCGCGGTGACGTCGCGTCCCTCGAACCAGCGCGCGGCGGCCTTGGCCATGAGGACGCCGTCCTCGCTGAGCCGGTAGCCGGGCAGCCGTCCGTACAGGACGCCGTCGGGATTGTGGACCTCACCGTGCCGGAGCAGGTGGACGATCGTGGTGTCAGTCATGGCGCAGCCAGGGTACCCGCGCGGTCAGGGTGCGCCCGCCCGCGTCCACGCGTGCCGCGCGCGGAAGGCGTCGTCGCCGGTCGCGTACTCGCGGAAGGCGCGGCGGACGGCGTCGAGGCCGGCGGTCGTCCGGTGCAGGACGCCGTCGTGCTTGTGCTCCAGCTCGTAGGTCCCTCCCTCGGGCGAGACCTGGACGAAGTGGCTGCCGAAGACGACGAGCGCCGCGAACGGGTTGGCCGGGCCGAGGCGGCCGAGCGCGTCGTGGACGAGATCCAGGTCGGGGTCGGTGATGACGAGTCCGTCGCCGG from Actinomadura rubteroloni includes these protein-coding regions:
- a CDS encoding TlpA family protein disulfide reductase, with product MNPRVSPLRAAAGVVALCGLLAGCAGTGAKGDPGGDGNRFISGDGNVQKIPAGERKGPQSASGTTLDGKPVSLAALRGKVTVVNFWASWCAPCRGEAPSLEQVHAETKVSGVEFLGVNFKDSPQNARAFDRRFKITYPSVFDGSGQIGLAFRDVPPNAIPSTLILDRRGRVAVRVIGATTYSALKPLVTAVAAEK
- a CDS encoding histidine phosphatase family protein, with protein sequence MTDTTIVHLLRHGEVHNPDGVLYGRLPGYRLSEDGVLMAKAAARWFEGRDVTALFSSPMQRALETAAPLAETFALPVTVDDRLIEADNHFEGLTFGVGAGSLRRPEHWRYLVNPFRPSWGEPYKGLAARMRSAVIRARDTARGHEAVCVSHQLPIWILRLHAEHRRLWHHPTRRECDLASVTSLTFEDTRLVEVAYAEPAAGLGTGPGVAGA